A portion of the Pleuronectes platessa chromosome 15, fPlePla1.1, whole genome shotgun sequence genome contains these proteins:
- the rps6kb1a gene encoding ribosomal protein S6 kinase beta-1 isoform X2 → MAGVFDIDLDQPDENVSDDDLEDGFSEYMDQCTGFEFNMDDCEKFEISESIVNKGTEQIRPECFELLKVLGKGGYGKVFQVRKVSGSTSGKIFAMKVLKKAMIVRNAKDTAHTKAERNILEEVKHPFIVDLIYAFQTGGKLYLILEYLSGGELFMQLEREGIFMEDTACFYLAEISMALGHLHQKGIIYRDLKPENIMLNNNGHVKLTDFGLCKESIHDGTVTHTFCGTIEYMAPEILMRSGHNRAVDWWSLGALMYDMLTGAPPFTGENRKKTIDKILKCKLSLPPYLTQEARDLLKKLLKRNASLRLGAGPGDAAEVQAHSFFRHLNWDDLLARKVEPPFKPFLQSADDVSQFDSKFTSQPPVDSPDDSTLSESANQVFLGFTYVAPSVLENVKEKFSFEPKVRSPRKFPGSPRTPVSPVKFAGGECWPRGLKLTGGSSLLSSGSGEQPMEVSAVEQMDTGSGSNSEVSAPLPIRQPSGVNAGLYKKQAYPMNSKRPEHLRMNL, encoded by the exons ATGGCCGGGGTTTTCGACATCGATTTGGATCAACCGGACGAGAACGTCTCCGACGACGACCTGGAGGACGGG TTCAGTGAATACATGGACCAGTGCACTGGCTTTGAATT TAACATGGATGACTGTGAGAAGTTTGAAATTTCAGAGAGCATCGTGAACAAAGGAACAGAGCAAATCAGGCCTGAATGCTTTGAGCTGCTTAAAGTTTTGGGAAAAGGTGGCTATGGAAAG GTGTTTCAAGTTCGGAAGGTATCAGGTTCTACCTCCGGGAAAATATTTGCCATGAAAGTCCTGAAGAAG GCGATGATTGTGCGTAATGCTAAAGACACGGCGCACACCAAAGCTGAGCGGAACAttctggaggaggtgaagcatCCGTTCATTGTAGACCTCATCTACGCCTTCCAGACTGGGGGAAAGTTGTACCTCATCCTGGAGTACCTCAGCG GAGGAGAGCTCTTTATGCAACTGGAAAGAGAGGGCATCTTCATGGAAGACACAGCCTG TTTCTACCTGGCTGAAATCTCGATGGCACTGGGTCACCTGCATCAAAAGGGCATCATCTATAGAGACCTGAAGCCTGAGAACATCATGCTCAACAACAACG GGCATGTGAAGTTGACCGACTTTGGTCTATGCAAAGAGTCCATCCATGACGGAACAGTCACCCACACCTTCTGTGGCACTATTGAATACAT ggCTCCAGAGATCCTGATGAGGAGTGGACATAACCGGGCAGTGGACTGGTGGAGTCTTGGAGCTCTTATGTATGACATGCTAACAGGCGCA CCACCATTCACTGGTGAAAACCGAAAGAAGACGATTGACAAAATCTTGAAATGTAAACTCAGCCTTCCACCTTACCTCACACAAGAAGCCAGGGACCTTCTGAAAAAG CTGCTGAAACGAAATGCCTCATTACGACTCGGGGCTGGACCAGGAGATGCTGCTGAGGTTCAG GCTCATTCATTCTTCCGACATTTAAATTGGGATGACCTCCTTGCTCGCAAAGTAGAGCCGCCATTTAAACCTTTCCTG CAATCGGCTGATGACGTCAGCCAGTTTGACTCCAAGTTCACCAGCCAGCCTCCAGTGGACAGCCCTGATGACTCCACGCTCAGCGAAAGTGCCAATCAAGTCTTCCTG GGTTTCACATATGTAGCCCCATCTGTGCTGGAAAACGTCAAAGAGAAATTCTCGTTCGAACCAAAAGTACGCTCACCACGGAAGTTCCCGGGAAGCCCAAGAACACCTGTGAG TCCTGTGAAATTTGCAGGAGGGGAGTGTTGGCCCAGAGGACTCAAGCTGACAGGCGGCTCATCCCTGCTGTCCTCGGGCTCTGGAGAGCAACCTATGGAAGTGTCAGCAGTGGAGCAAATGGACACGGGCAGCGGCAGCAACTCGGAGGTCTCGGCGCCACTTCCCATCAGGCAACCTTCAGGCGTCAATGCAGGACTGTATAAAAAGCAGGCCTACCCCATGAACTCCAAGCGGCCCGAACACCTGCGCATGAATCTATGA
- the rps6kb1a gene encoding ribosomal protein S6 kinase beta-1 isoform X1, with product MAGVFDIDLDQPDENVSDDDLEDGVQFSEYMDQCTGFEFNMDDCEKFEISESIVNKGTEQIRPECFELLKVLGKGGYGKVFQVRKVSGSTSGKIFAMKVLKKAMIVRNAKDTAHTKAERNILEEVKHPFIVDLIYAFQTGGKLYLILEYLSGGELFMQLEREGIFMEDTACFYLAEISMALGHLHQKGIIYRDLKPENIMLNNNGHVKLTDFGLCKESIHDGTVTHTFCGTIEYMAPEILMRSGHNRAVDWWSLGALMYDMLTGAPPFTGENRKKTIDKILKCKLSLPPYLTQEARDLLKKLLKRNASLRLGAGPGDAAEVQAHSFFRHLNWDDLLARKVEPPFKPFLQSADDVSQFDSKFTSQPPVDSPDDSTLSESANQVFLGFTYVAPSVLENVKEKFSFEPKVRSPRKFPGSPRTPVSPVKFAGGECWPRGLKLTGGSSLLSSGSGEQPMEVSAVEQMDTGSGSNSEVSAPLPIRQPSGVNAGLYKKQAYPMNSKRPEHLRMNL from the exons ATGGCCGGGGTTTTCGACATCGATTTGGATCAACCGGACGAGAACGTCTCCGACGACGACCTGGAGGACGGG GTTCAGTTCAGTGAATACATGGACCAGTGCACTGGCTTTGAATT TAACATGGATGACTGTGAGAAGTTTGAAATTTCAGAGAGCATCGTGAACAAAGGAACAGAGCAAATCAGGCCTGAATGCTTTGAGCTGCTTAAAGTTTTGGGAAAAGGTGGCTATGGAAAG GTGTTTCAAGTTCGGAAGGTATCAGGTTCTACCTCCGGGAAAATATTTGCCATGAAAGTCCTGAAGAAG GCGATGATTGTGCGTAATGCTAAAGACACGGCGCACACCAAAGCTGAGCGGAACAttctggaggaggtgaagcatCCGTTCATTGTAGACCTCATCTACGCCTTCCAGACTGGGGGAAAGTTGTACCTCATCCTGGAGTACCTCAGCG GAGGAGAGCTCTTTATGCAACTGGAAAGAGAGGGCATCTTCATGGAAGACACAGCCTG TTTCTACCTGGCTGAAATCTCGATGGCACTGGGTCACCTGCATCAAAAGGGCATCATCTATAGAGACCTGAAGCCTGAGAACATCATGCTCAACAACAACG GGCATGTGAAGTTGACCGACTTTGGTCTATGCAAAGAGTCCATCCATGACGGAACAGTCACCCACACCTTCTGTGGCACTATTGAATACAT ggCTCCAGAGATCCTGATGAGGAGTGGACATAACCGGGCAGTGGACTGGTGGAGTCTTGGAGCTCTTATGTATGACATGCTAACAGGCGCA CCACCATTCACTGGTGAAAACCGAAAGAAGACGATTGACAAAATCTTGAAATGTAAACTCAGCCTTCCACCTTACCTCACACAAGAAGCCAGGGACCTTCTGAAAAAG CTGCTGAAACGAAATGCCTCATTACGACTCGGGGCTGGACCAGGAGATGCTGCTGAGGTTCAG GCTCATTCATTCTTCCGACATTTAAATTGGGATGACCTCCTTGCTCGCAAAGTAGAGCCGCCATTTAAACCTTTCCTG CAATCGGCTGATGACGTCAGCCAGTTTGACTCCAAGTTCACCAGCCAGCCTCCAGTGGACAGCCCTGATGACTCCACGCTCAGCGAAAGTGCCAATCAAGTCTTCCTG GGTTTCACATATGTAGCCCCATCTGTGCTGGAAAACGTCAAAGAGAAATTCTCGTTCGAACCAAAAGTACGCTCACCACGGAAGTTCCCGGGAAGCCCAAGAACACCTGTGAG TCCTGTGAAATTTGCAGGAGGGGAGTGTTGGCCCAGAGGACTCAAGCTGACAGGCGGCTCATCCCTGCTGTCCTCGGGCTCTGGAGAGCAACCTATGGAAGTGTCAGCAGTGGAGCAAATGGACACGGGCAGCGGCAGCAACTCGGAGGTCTCGGCGCCACTTCCCATCAGGCAACCTTCAGGCGTCAATGCAGGACTGTATAAAAAGCAGGCCTACCCCATGAACTCCAAGCGGCCCGAACACCTGCGCATGAATCTATGA
- the rps6kb1a gene encoding ribosomal protein S6 kinase beta-1 isoform X3, translating to MKVLKKAMIVRNAKDTAHTKAERNILEEVKHPFIVDLIYAFQTGGKLYLILEYLSGGELFMQLEREGIFMEDTACFYLAEISMALGHLHQKGIIYRDLKPENIMLNNNGHVKLTDFGLCKESIHDGTVTHTFCGTIEYMAPEILMRSGHNRAVDWWSLGALMYDMLTGAPPFTGENRKKTIDKILKCKLSLPPYLTQEARDLLKKLLKRNASLRLGAGPGDAAEVQAHSFFRHLNWDDLLARKVEPPFKPFLQSADDVSQFDSKFTSQPPVDSPDDSTLSESANQVFLGFTYVAPSVLENVKEKFSFEPKVRSPRKFPGSPRTPVSPVKFAGGECWPRGLKLTGGSSLLSSGSGEQPMEVSAVEQMDTGSGSNSEVSAPLPIRQPSGVNAGLYKKQAYPMNSKRPEHLRMNL from the exons ATGAAAGTCCTGAAGAAG GCGATGATTGTGCGTAATGCTAAAGACACGGCGCACACCAAAGCTGAGCGGAACAttctggaggaggtgaagcatCCGTTCATTGTAGACCTCATCTACGCCTTCCAGACTGGGGGAAAGTTGTACCTCATCCTGGAGTACCTCAGCG GAGGAGAGCTCTTTATGCAACTGGAAAGAGAGGGCATCTTCATGGAAGACACAGCCTG TTTCTACCTGGCTGAAATCTCGATGGCACTGGGTCACCTGCATCAAAAGGGCATCATCTATAGAGACCTGAAGCCTGAGAACATCATGCTCAACAACAACG GGCATGTGAAGTTGACCGACTTTGGTCTATGCAAAGAGTCCATCCATGACGGAACAGTCACCCACACCTTCTGTGGCACTATTGAATACAT ggCTCCAGAGATCCTGATGAGGAGTGGACATAACCGGGCAGTGGACTGGTGGAGTCTTGGAGCTCTTATGTATGACATGCTAACAGGCGCA CCACCATTCACTGGTGAAAACCGAAAGAAGACGATTGACAAAATCTTGAAATGTAAACTCAGCCTTCCACCTTACCTCACACAAGAAGCCAGGGACCTTCTGAAAAAG CTGCTGAAACGAAATGCCTCATTACGACTCGGGGCTGGACCAGGAGATGCTGCTGAGGTTCAG GCTCATTCATTCTTCCGACATTTAAATTGGGATGACCTCCTTGCTCGCAAAGTAGAGCCGCCATTTAAACCTTTCCTG CAATCGGCTGATGACGTCAGCCAGTTTGACTCCAAGTTCACCAGCCAGCCTCCAGTGGACAGCCCTGATGACTCCACGCTCAGCGAAAGTGCCAATCAAGTCTTCCTG GGTTTCACATATGTAGCCCCATCTGTGCTGGAAAACGTCAAAGAGAAATTCTCGTTCGAACCAAAAGTACGCTCACCACGGAAGTTCCCGGGAAGCCCAAGAACACCTGTGAG TCCTGTGAAATTTGCAGGAGGGGAGTGTTGGCCCAGAGGACTCAAGCTGACAGGCGGCTCATCCCTGCTGTCCTCGGGCTCTGGAGAGCAACCTATGGAAGTGTCAGCAGTGGAGCAAATGGACACGGGCAGCGGCAGCAACTCGGAGGTCTCGGCGCCACTTCCCATCAGGCAACCTTCAGGCGTCAATGCAGGACTGTATAAAAAGCAGGCCTACCCCATGAACTCCAAGCGGCCCGAACACCTGCGCATGAATCTATGA
- the rnft1 gene encoding E3 ubiquitin-protein ligase RNFT1, whose amino-acid sequence MKLRVQNDRSDSRRALIVRESPTVMQPNSSEPDAHAGNGVSLTLQQDLLTRTPGSGLAAAIPESHEVRVPMASEPGESGGGTSSSRRSRVSFHGHPHSHSHGHNRAQHHSSSEPELDPPDPDLDSGEPSSSMSELRYLFRWLQKSLPFLIILCAKLVIQHTLGLAVGVGLFTTFLYVNKSIQTQVFLQDHHSRLQSIWLLLFLIFSTLLLYYTFLTETLYYCLIFLSPSIEPLGFWEVLWAVGITNFIIKFLIMGIKCLILLLPSSLVTNRAQGRWMMLTEELGQVHQAMAPVSLWFRYLVSYQEAEGAFGLTLGVLLALVYLILKLLGLYSQWTSLLKTVRICLSGEHTGTAATRSQCSEAGDVCPICQGEYREPRALLCQHIFCDECIALWFNREKSCPLCRTVITEKVYKWRDGATSPHLQIY is encoded by the exons ATGAAACTCCGGGTGCAGAATGACAG GAGTGATTCCAGACGAGCACTGATAGTAAGGGAGTCTCCTACTGTAATGCAGCCCAATTCAAGCGAGCCGGACGCTCATGCAGGAAATGGTGTGTCCCTGACGCTGCAACAAGATCTTCTCACCAGGACGCCGGGCTCTGGTTTAGCTGCTGCCATCCCTGAGAGCCACGAGGTGCGGGTGCCCATGGCAAGCGAGCCTGGGGAGTCCGGTGGAGGGACGTCATCATCCAGGAGGTCCAGAGTCAGTTTCCACGGCCAcccacattcacactcacacggaCATAATCGGGCGCAGCATCACTCCAGTTCAGAGCCCGAGCTTGACCCGCCTGACCCGGATCTGGACTCGGGAGAACCCAGCTCCTCCATGTCGGAGCTTCGCTATCTCTTCCGCTGGCTCCAAAAGAGTCTTCCTTTCCTCATTATACTGTGTGCTAAGCTGGTCATCCAACATACTCTTG GTCTAGCAGTTGGGGTTGGCCTCTTCACAACTTTTTTATATGTGAATAAAAGTATACAAACGCAAGTTTTTCTTCAG GATCATCACTCAAGGCTGCAGAGCATCTGGCTGCTACTCTTCCTGATCTTCTCAACACTCCTGCTCTACTACACTTTTCTCACTGAGACACTTTACTATTG CCTCATCTTCCTCAGCCCATCCATTGAGCCGCTGGGTTTCTGGGAAGTTCTCTGGGCAGTCGGCATCACCAATTTCATCATTAAGTTCCTCATCATGGGGATTAAGTGCCTTATTCTGCTGCTGCCATCTTCACTAGTGACCAACAGAGCCCAG GGGAGGTGGATGATGCTGACTGAGGAGCTGGGTCAGGTGCACCAGGCCATGGCTCCAGTTTCACTGTGGTTCCGCTACCTGGTCAGCTACCAGGAGGCTGAGGGGGCCTTTGGACTCACACTCGGGGTCCTGCTGGCTTTGGTCTACCTCATACTGAAG CTTTTAGGATTGTATAGCCAGTGGACTTCTCTACTTAAAACCGTGAGGATATGTCTGAGTGGAGAG CATACAGGCACAGCAGCCACTAGGAGTCAGTGCAGCGAGGCGGGAGATGTCTGCCCCATCTGTCAGGGAGAGTACAGGGAGCCCCGGGCTCTGCTCTGTCAG CACATTTTCTGTGACGAATGCATCGCTCTGTGGTTCAACCGGGAGAAGAGCTGCCCGCTCTGCCGCACggtgatcacagagaaagtctACAAGTGGAGGGACGGAGCCACTTCGCCACACCTGCAGATTTACTGA